The Pelorhabdus rhamnosifermentans genome includes a window with the following:
- a CDS encoding L-fucose/L-arabinose isomerase family protein, which translates to MNNIPEVKLGIISVSRDCFIISLSENRRKAIVESYTKTQGKIFEARTTVENENDMLKAVQEVKDADCNALVVFLGNFGPETPETLIAKNFEGPVMYVAAAEESGKDLINGRGDAYCGVLNCSYNLGLRKLKAFIPEYPVGTADEIAHMIEDFLPVARTLIGLSSLKIITFGPRPQDFFACNAPIQPLYDLDIEVQENSELDLLISYKEHAGDPRIPDVVKDMADELGAGNKYPDLLPRMAQYELTLIDWAEKNKGASKYVAFANKCWPAFPNKFGFEPCYVNSRLVSNGIPVACEVDIYGALSEYIGMCVSNDTVTLLDINNSVPKDVFDENIAGKFNYTLKDTFMGFHCGNTPLCKLAKGAVKYQLIQNRLLEDGGVPDITRGTLEGDIAAGKITFFRLQSTANAKLTSYIAQGEVLPVPTGSFGGIGIFAIPEMGRFYRHVLIEKRYPHHGAVAFGHYGKALFAVFQYLGIKDIAFNQPKGLLYKTENPFA; encoded by the coding sequence ATGAACAATATTCCAGAAGTAAAGCTGGGAATCATTTCCGTAAGCCGTGATTGTTTTATTATTTCCCTATCGGAAAATAGAAGAAAGGCTATTGTCGAAAGCTATACAAAAACGCAGGGAAAAATTTTTGAAGCAAGAACAACCGTGGAAAATGAAAATGATATGCTGAAAGCCGTACAGGAAGTGAAAGATGCCGATTGCAATGCACTTGTTGTATTCTTAGGAAACTTTGGACCTGAAACACCTGAGACTTTAATTGCAAAGAATTTTGAAGGCCCCGTTATGTACGTTGCAGCAGCTGAAGAAAGCGGTAAAGATTTAATCAATGGTAGAGGCGATGCGTATTGCGGCGTATTGAACTGTTCTTATAATTTAGGACTCCGTAAATTAAAAGCGTTTATTCCTGAATACCCTGTAGGTACAGCGGACGAAATTGCTCATATGATCGAAGACTTTCTCCCTGTAGCACGTACATTAATCGGTCTCTCCAGCTTGAAAATCATCACCTTCGGCCCGCGTCCGCAAGATTTTTTTGCTTGTAATGCACCGATTCAACCACTTTATGATCTTGATATCGAGGTTCAGGAAAACTCCGAACTCGATCTTTTGATTTCCTATAAAGAACACGCTGGCGACCCGAGAATCCCCGATGTTGTAAAAGACATGGCAGATGAATTGGGTGCCGGGAACAAATATCCTGATCTTCTCCCTCGTATGGCGCAATATGAACTAACGTTAATCGACTGGGCTGAAAAAAATAAAGGTGCAAGTAAATATGTAGCCTTTGCCAACAAATGCTGGCCTGCCTTTCCGAATAAATTCGGATTCGAACCGTGTTATGTAAACAGTCGTCTTGTTTCCAATGGTATTCCTGTTGCCTGTGAGGTCGACATCTACGGTGCATTAAGTGAGTATATCGGTATGTGTGTAAGCAATGATACGGTAACCCTTCTGGATATAAACAATTCCGTTCCGAAAGATGTGTTTGATGAAAATATCGCCGGAAAATTTAACTATACATTAAAAGATACATTTATGGGTTTTCATTGCGGGAATACACCGCTGTGCAAACTTGCCAAAGGGGCAGTAAAGTATCAATTGATTCAAAACAGACTGCTTGAAGACGGGGGAGTTCCCGACATTACGAGAGGAACGTTAGAAGGCGATATAGCCGCAGGAAAAATTACTTTCTTCCGTCTGCAAAGTACGGCAAATGCCAAACTTACTTCTTACATTGCACAAGGGGAAGTTCTGCCTGTTCCCACAGGCTCATTTGGTGGAATCGGTATTTTTGCAATTCCTGAAATGGGACGGTTCTACCGTCATGTTTTAATTGAAAAACGTTATCCCCATCACGGTGCAGTCGCATTTGGTCATTATGGTAAAGCATTATTTGCTGTGTTCCAATATTTGGGAATTAAAGATATTGCTTTTAACCAACCTAAAGGGTTGTTATATAAAACGGAAAACCCATTTGCATAA
- a CDS encoding aldose epimerase family protein, translated as MIQVSKQEFGTTIQGTEVFLYTLTNKNKMSVSVSTFGGTIVSVKVPDRDGILIDVVLGYDDLASYETQDKYIGALIGRCGNRIAKGQFKLNGKKYQLYCNDGNNHLHGGKIGFDKKVWDAETTETGLKLTYISPDGEEGYPGTLTVHVTYTLSDDNRLSIDYVATSDADTVCNLTNHTYFNLSGYDSGTIVDQKIQLFADCYTVADQESLPNGEIVSVENTPLDLRQPTRIGDNIDSSFEQIQFAGGFDHNWAINDYDGTLKQAAWAYAESSGITLIAATTLPGIQFYSGNYLDGASAGKKGATIYKRCGFCLESQYFPNALENPNFLQPVLEKGKVYHAETTYQFGIK; from the coding sequence ATGATCCAGGTTTCCAAACAAGAATTCGGAACGACGATACAAGGTACCGAGGTATTTCTTTATACGCTGACAAACAAGAATAAAATGAGCGTGAGCGTTTCGACATTTGGCGGTACGATTGTATCTGTAAAGGTGCCAGACAGAGACGGGATTCTTATCGATGTTGTTTTAGGATATGATGATCTCGCAAGCTATGAAACGCAAGATAAATATATCGGTGCTCTCATCGGACGCTGCGGCAATCGAATTGCCAAAGGCCAATTTAAATTAAACGGCAAAAAATATCAACTATATTGTAACGATGGAAACAATCATTTACACGGCGGTAAAATTGGCTTTGATAAAAAAGTTTGGGATGCGGAAACGACAGAAACTGGATTAAAACTTACTTATATTAGTCCTGACGGTGAAGAAGGTTATCCGGGAACCCTTACTGTGCATGTTACTTATACATTATCCGATGACAATCGGTTATCCATTGATTACGTTGCAACGAGCGATGCCGATACAGTATGTAATCTTACCAATCACACTTATTTCAATTTATCAGGCTATGACAGTGGTACTATCGTAGATCAAAAAATTCAACTCTTTGCAGATTGTTATACTGTTGCCGATCAAGAATCTCTCCCGAACGGGGAAATTGTTTCTGTAGAAAATACGCCGCTTGATTTGAGGCAGCCGACGAGAATAGGTGACAATATTGATAGTAGCTTTGAACAAATTCAATTTGCCGGCGGATTCGACCATAATTGGGCTATTAACGATTATGATGGCACATTAAAACAAGCGGCCTGGGCTTATGCCGAAAGTTCAGGCATCACATTAATTGCAGCAACGACGTTACCCGGTATTCAATTCTATAGCGGAAATTATTTAGATGGCGCTTCTGCTGGAAAAAAAGGTGCAACTATTTACAAAAGATGCGGATTCTGTTTAGAAAGCCAATACTTTCCGAATGCATTAGAAAATCCGAATTTTCTTCAGCCCGTTTTAGAAAAGGGAAAAGTATATCATGCTGAAACAACGTATCAGTTTGGAATAAAATAG
- the gap gene encoding type I glyceraldehyde-3-phosphate dehydrogenase, translating into MITKVGINGFGRIGRMCLRAALQNKNIQVVAINSTSDSFSSAHLIEYDSIHGKLNNKVEATEDQIIIDGQPIKMISDRNPANLPWGKLGVDIVIEATGKFNSSKDCEVHLRNGAKKVIISAPAKDSTPTIVMGVNETTYNSQFHKVISNASCTTNCLAPIVKVIHGNFGIVNGLMSTVHAFTTDQRSLDNSHKDPRRSRSCMQSIVPTTTGAAKAIGLVIPELKGKLNGVSVRVPVPDVSLVDLVVELEQDITVDKINNALRTAAEGSMLGIIEYCDKPLVSIDFLGNKHSAIVDALSTLVVAKRTAKILAWYDNEWAYSCRVIDLAQYVGKTLCKEKLDNIKIKAVG; encoded by the coding sequence ATGATAACAAAAGTAGGAATTAACGGCTTTGGCCGCATCGGAAGAATGTGTCTTAGAGCGGCATTACAAAATAAAAATATACAAGTTGTTGCCATTAACAGTACGTCAGATAGCTTTTCCTCAGCTCACCTTATAGAATATGATTCAATACATGGTAAACTCAACAACAAAGTCGAAGCAACAGAAGATCAAATCATCATTGATGGGCAGCCCATAAAAATGATTTCCGACCGCAATCCCGCTAACCTTCCATGGGGAAAGCTCGGTGTCGACATCGTCATTGAAGCTACAGGAAAATTCAATTCCAGTAAAGATTGTGAAGTTCACCTGAGAAATGGTGCTAAAAAGGTTATCATTTCAGCACCTGCGAAAGACTCCACCCCTACAATTGTTATGGGAGTTAACGAAACTACTTATAATTCACAATTCCATAAAGTTATATCGAATGCATCTTGTACAACAAACTGCTTAGCTCCTATTGTCAAAGTGATTCATGGTAATTTTGGAATTGTTAATGGCTTAATGTCAACGGTTCATGCCTTTACAACGGATCAACGCAGCTTAGACAATAGCCATAAAGATCCACGCCGCTCCAGAAGCTGTATGCAGTCGATAGTTCCGACAACTACGGGTGCCGCGAAAGCAATCGGCCTTGTAATACCTGAGTTAAAAGGAAAGTTAAACGGAGTTTCCGTACGTGTTCCAGTTCCCGATGTCTCCTTAGTTGATTTGGTTGTTGAACTAGAACAAGACATTACCGTTGATAAGATTAACAACGCTTTACGTACTGCCGCCGAGGGCTCTATGTTGGGTATTATCGAATACTGTGATAAGCCTCTCGTTTCAATTGACTTTTTAGGTAATAAACACTCAGCTATCGTAGATGCCCTATCCACATTAGTTGTTGCTAAACGAACAGCCAAAATTCTTGCATGGTACGATAACGAATGGGCCTACTCCTGCCGGGTAATTGATTTAGCACAATACGTCGGTAAAACTCTATGTAAAGAGAAACTCGATAATATTAAAATAAAAGCTGTAGGATAG
- a CDS encoding EFR1 family ferrodoxin (N-terminal region resembles flavodoxins. C-terminal ferrodoxin region binds two 4Fe-4S clusters.), giving the protein MELTMYYYSATGNSLHVTKTIATMIDGSKLTAIPALNRETTVTPRTQNIGLIFPMHYFGLPPMLEEFVNKLDLTSVDYIFAIVTCGDHHFGSCLHELGKILLKKDKKLAAGFYVDMISSYVPLFPLPSLERRQKLLAKADKTIQKIAAVLSKQEQAIATEYFWFPCSKINQYWKKRLLPKTDRKFSVADTCTACGCCEKVCPASNIRLVGGKPIWRHHCQECLACFHFCPEQSIEFGSRTRGRERYHHPEITATDIIKSKSDPQ; this is encoded by the coding sequence ATGGAACTGACCATGTATTATTATTCAGCTACAGGAAACTCTCTTCATGTAACCAAAACGATAGCCACCATGATAGACGGAAGCAAGCTGACAGCCATACCGGCATTAAACCGCGAGACAACTGTAACGCCAAGAACACAGAACATAGGACTCATTTTTCCCATGCATTATTTCGGATTACCCCCTATGCTCGAAGAATTTGTTAATAAATTAGACTTAACATCTGTAGACTATATTTTTGCCATTGTTACTTGCGGCGATCATCATTTTGGCAGTTGTCTCCATGAATTGGGAAAAATACTACTGAAAAAAGATAAAAAATTAGCTGCCGGTTTTTATGTTGATATGATATCCAGTTACGTACCACTATTTCCACTTCCTTCGCTAGAGAGGAGACAAAAGCTCTTAGCGAAAGCAGATAAGACCATTCAAAAAATTGCTGCTGTCCTTTCGAAGCAAGAACAGGCTATTGCCACCGAATATTTTTGGTTTCCTTGTTCCAAAATAAATCAGTATTGGAAAAAACGACTATTACCGAAGACGGACCGCAAATTTTCTGTTGCCGACACTTGCACAGCTTGCGGCTGCTGCGAAAAAGTCTGCCCTGCTTCGAATATTCGTTTAGTCGGAGGTAAGCCCATTTGGCGGCACCATTGTCAAGAATGTTTAGCTTGTTTCCATTTTTGTCCTGAGCAAAGTATTGAATTTGGATCGCGAACTCGTGGCAGAGAAAGATACCATCATCCAGAAATTACTGCAACAGATATTATTAAATCAAAATCAGACCCTCAATAA
- a CDS encoding tetratricopeptide repeat protein has product MWRMLLLIFSISFMNTCVQAAERDLRSQEEDSVAIARTGRYDEALEQLTRLSSQGLPVALWDEIVVLGWAGRHEQATTLFEKNPGENWPEYVRLSVAGSYYRLEHFKMAAQLYHDVAKTGNSQAKRWEAESLMRLGDRTAADDLYLQILAEHPQDADVYLSRGNMYLLAGDIEAGTADLERAMDLAVDSKVKNQVGAQVAALYIQNGDYGKGITCLKPAIDNGSATPFMQADYIFALRLNGDYTTAIKEGRRLWPKTDSIPVYGIQALADSYLRSGQSKSAITLYRSLLERQQDDVNRKDVQGGLAFATMLDGQVAEGKVLYDNLLTKYPGFAPVAAGDAAAFMEKGRYWTAKVLFQLVIHKFPDNRMYRQQFAGLLASKGMPREAAEEYAALAKMPNSQPNAGAGLAVNSLEAGDYQLARQGVGQLANQSIRKPIVGQAVEKFAERPQGQGMMSTSVQKDYKGNDIKDFGMSGEQRLTDRLLFTIGADTKKIADFGADTHYKTLSPGFRYQDVGQALEAAVYHYSGDIHANGYHAAYTHYFGDQANLSLKLDRLPVDEGTAIAAGVFQTSQRVEYNKSLGKTDSYLFGLTRSTYNDGNQTFGYDGEWEHTYYDQEDTARSMAVYFSRNRFKQQIINDQVTPYESPALRENYGVSWRQHWTIPNGYWENTLNFEWSRDHPENFSFSPYDRLEYGYRLAQRAWLTFGVEYGLRTVHDGGGFWFDHRSYDMNYRLVW; this is encoded by the coding sequence ATGTGGCGTATGTTATTGCTGATATTCTCAATTTCATTTATGAATACTTGTGTACAAGCAGCTGAGCGGGACTTGCGCAGCCAGGAAGAGGACAGTGTAGCTATAGCCCGGACAGGACGTTACGATGAAGCGTTAGAACAATTAACGCGATTATCTAGTCAGGGACTTCCTGTTGCCCTTTGGGATGAAATTGTTGTACTGGGGTGGGCTGGCAGGCATGAACAGGCTACTACCTTATTTGAAAAAAATCCGGGTGAGAATTGGCCGGAATATGTTCGATTAAGTGTGGCTGGTTCTTATTATCGGTTGGAGCATTTTAAAATGGCTGCGCAGTTGTATCATGATGTAGCTAAGACAGGTAATAGTCAAGCTAAGCGTTGGGAAGCTGAAAGCCTGATGCGTTTAGGCGATAGGACAGCAGCGGATGACCTTTATTTACAGATTTTGGCAGAACATCCGCAAGATGCAGATGTTTATCTTAGCCGCGGAAATATGTATTTATTAGCGGGTGATATTGAGGCAGGTACTGCCGATTTGGAACGGGCCATGGATTTGGCAGTAGACAGTAAGGTGAAAAATCAAGTTGGGGCGCAGGTTGCTGCGTTATACATACAAAATGGTGACTATGGTAAAGGAATTACCTGTTTGAAACCAGCAATTGACAATGGTTCAGCTACGCCGTTTATGCAGGCCGACTATATTTTTGCTTTGCGGTTAAATGGTGATTATACGACAGCTATTAAAGAAGGACGCCGCTTGTGGCCTAAAACAGATTCCATTCCTGTTTACGGTATTCAAGCTTTGGCTGATTCCTATTTGCGTAGTGGCCAGTCCAAGTCAGCCATTACCCTTTATCGTAGTCTTCTGGAACGTCAGCAGGACGATGTGAATCGAAAGGATGTCCAAGGTGGTTTAGCTTTTGCTACCATGCTGGATGGGCAGGTTGCCGAGGGAAAAGTCTTGTACGACAATTTGCTAACAAAATATCCAGGGTTTGCACCTGTCGCTGCCGGCGATGCGGCGGCGTTTATGGAAAAAGGGCGCTACTGGACAGCTAAGGTTTTATTCCAGCTTGTTATTCATAAATTTCCTGATAACCGTATGTACAGGCAACAATTTGCTGGTTTACTTGCGAGTAAGGGAATGCCTCGTGAGGCAGCAGAAGAATACGCCGCTCTAGCTAAAATGCCCAATAGTCAGCCAAATGCAGGTGCAGGGCTTGCTGTGAACAGTTTAGAGGCTGGTGACTATCAATTGGCACGCCAAGGGGTAGGACAGTTAGCTAATCAATCCATTAGGAAGCCAATTGTGGGTCAGGCGGTGGAAAAGTTTGCCGAGCGTCCTCAAGGCCAAGGAATGATGAGTACGAGCGTCCAAAAAGATTATAAGGGAAACGACATCAAAGATTTTGGCATGAGTGGTGAGCAGAGGCTGACGGATCGGCTGCTTTTTACGATCGGTGCAGACACTAAAAAAATTGCTGATTTCGGTGCCGATACTCATTATAAAACCCTGTCGCCTGGGTTTCGTTATCAAGATGTGGGTCAGGCGCTAGAAGCTGCGGTGTATCATTATAGTGGCGATATTCATGCCAATGGCTATCATGCCGCCTATACTCACTATTTTGGTGATCAAGCCAATTTATCATTGAAATTAGATCGGTTGCCTGTCGATGAAGGGACAGCGATTGCGGCGGGTGTTTTTCAGACCAGCCAGCGGGTGGAATATAATAAATCATTGGGTAAAACGGATTCTTATTTGTTTGGACTTACTCGTTCTACTTATAATGATGGCAACCAGACATTTGGTTATGACGGTGAATGGGAACATACCTATTATGATCAAGAGGATACGGCTCGTAGTATGGCGGTATATTTTAGCCGCAATCGTTTTAAACAACAGATAATCAATGACCAGGTGACGCCTTATGAGAGTCCGGCTTTGCGGGAAAATTATGGCGTTTCCTGGCGGCAGCACTGGACGATTCCGAATGGTTATTGGGAGAATACGTTGAATTTTGAATGGTCTCGTGATCATCCCGAAAATTTTTCTTTTTCACCTTATGATCGGTTAGAATACGGTTATCGTTTGGCACAAAGAGCCTGGCTTACGTTCGGTGTTGAATATGGATTGCGGACTGTTCATGATGGTGGTGGTTTTTGGTTTGACCACCGGAGTTATGATATGAATTATCGCCTTGTTTGGTAA
- a CDS encoding L-lactate dehydrogenase, with protein MGKVVIIGAGTIGTSCAFSMINQGVCNEICLIDINEERTRGEVMDLSHCMGFSNSRSKVRLGTYKDCRDADIIVMTAAAKTPAGTKSRLEFFSSAVKITQNVVSQVMENGFNGIFLVAANPVDIVTYLIWKKSGLPRQQIIGTGTSLDSARLKTILARYLNVAPVSIHGLCMGEHGDSQVIVWSHVTVGGKPLLQLLVENDKLRKQVDLEKIYHEVVSAGPTIFSLKGSTSFGIGIALAYLVRSIFNDDEQVIPLSVILAGEYGLYDLAVGVPAVIGRQGIEQIIELNLEEQEKQHFDDSCKVVKNYIKMLDTL; from the coding sequence ATGGGAAAGGTTGTTATTATCGGAGCAGGAACGATTGGAACAAGCTGCGCTTTTTCAATGATTAACCAAGGTGTATGTAACGAAATATGTCTGATTGACATTAATGAGGAGCGTACACGTGGGGAAGTGATGGATTTATCGCATTGCATGGGATTTTCGAATAGTCGTAGCAAAGTCCGATTAGGTACCTACAAAGATTGCCGGGATGCTGATATTATCGTTATGACGGCAGCGGCTAAAACGCCGGCAGGGACGAAATCAAGGCTGGAGTTTTTCTCATCTGCTGTCAAGATTACGCAGAATGTGGTAAGTCAAGTGATGGAGAATGGATTTAACGGTATTTTTCTAGTTGCCGCGAATCCTGTAGATATTGTTACTTATTTGATCTGGAAAAAATCCGGTTTGCCACGGCAACAGATTATTGGTACAGGAACTTCGTTAGACAGTGCCAGACTAAAAACGATTCTGGCTCGGTATCTCAATGTTGCACCTGTGAGCATCCATGGTCTATGTATGGGAGAGCATGGTGATTCCCAAGTGATTGTCTGGTCGCATGTAACAGTTGGGGGAAAACCTTTACTGCAATTGCTTGTCGAGAATGACAAACTGAGGAAACAAGTCGATTTGGAAAAAATTTATCATGAGGTTGTTAGTGCGGGTCCGACTATTTTTTCCTTGAAAGGGTCAACATCTTTTGGTATTGGAATTGCTTTGGCCTATCTAGTTCGTTCGATTTTTAATGATGATGAGCAAGTCATTCCTCTATCTGTTATTTTAGCCGGTGAATATGGTTTGTATGATCTTGCTGTTGGCGTTCCCGCAGTGATTGGACGCCAAGGCATTGAACAAATTATTGAATTAAACCTTGAAGAACAAGAAAAACAACATTTTGATGATTCTTGCAAAGTTGTAAAGAATTATATAAAAATGCTAGATACTTTGTAG
- a CDS encoding bifunctional diguanylate cyclase/phosphohydrolase encodes MGIPLHKLIGEESQFSREHRILNIVLFFGVIIAIWSAITNYLLGLDLLLVLTCLISGAVLSGLHYLSVVKKQYRFCISTLIISSFIIIPAAWIFNGGISGSIPFYIILFSLMGATVLSGIKRVAFISLFIIISCSLVYLEYKYPFIIIGYSSKAERYIDILIGLVTIIIANVVVYVVILNYYRKEHEQAKKYLEKSRQVQENLLYLSYHDAMTGLYNRTYFEKLITDLEGKIACEFGVFAVDIDGLKFVNDTFGHEQGDSMLVRTAKVLQASFRVEDIIARIGGDEFAIIVKGISMDDMEDLYKCIRDNIQTENAKNSESVIPLQMSSGYAYSAGVDKSLRKLLREADDKMYREKLYHQAGTEGSIIQTVKKMLLARDYDTGVHGDRLKNIIACFAIAAGLPESKLADIQLFAEFHDVGKIGISDRILHKPGPLDQDEREQIQRHCEIGYRIAQTSTELMPIADWILKHHEWWNGEGYPLEIKGEQIPIECRIVAIADSYDAMTSDRPYRKSLGHEDAIKELVRCAGTQFDPELVKIFTRVNKDFYCRDNPLRKCN; translated from the coding sequence ATGGGTATTCCACTGCATAAGTTAATTGGAGAAGAGTCGCAATTTTCAAGGGAGCATCGGATTCTTAACATCGTATTATTTTTTGGTGTTATTATCGCTATATGGAGTGCCATTACCAATTATCTGCTTGGATTAGATTTATTATTAGTGCTCACTTGTCTCATCAGCGGTGCAGTCCTGTCCGGTCTTCACTATCTTTCTGTTGTAAAGAAACAATATAGGTTTTGTATTTCGACGTTAATTATTTCATCCTTTATTATTATACCTGCGGCATGGATTTTTAATGGAGGAATTTCAGGAAGTATTCCATTCTATATTATATTGTTTTCATTGATGGGAGCGACTGTACTCTCAGGTATTAAAAGAGTTGCCTTCATTAGCCTTTTTATCATTATATCTTGTAGTCTTGTTTATTTGGAATATAAATACCCATTTATTATCATTGGCTATTCTAGTAAGGCCGAAAGATATATTGACATTCTCATTGGGCTGGTAACTATCATTATAGCGAATGTTGTAGTATATGTTGTAATTTTGAATTATTATCGAAAGGAACATGAACAAGCAAAGAAATATTTGGAAAAAAGCCGACAAGTACAGGAAAATTTACTGTATTTAAGTTACCACGATGCCATGACAGGCCTTTATAATCGGACGTATTTTGAAAAATTGATTACAGATTTAGAAGGCAAAATAGCCTGTGAATTTGGCGTGTTTGCAGTAGATATAGATGGATTAAAATTTGTTAATGATACTTTTGGCCACGAACAAGGCGACTCCATGTTGGTTCGTACCGCGAAAGTTCTTCAAGCGTCATTTCGAGTGGAGGACATTATTGCAAGAATCGGCGGCGATGAATTTGCCATTATTGTGAAAGGAATTTCTATGGATGATATGGAGGATTTATATAAGTGCATTCGCGATAATATTCAGACTGAAAATGCGAAAAATTCTGAGTCTGTCATTCCTCTGCAGATGTCGTCAGGCTATGCCTATTCTGCTGGTGTCGATAAATCCCTACGCAAGTTGTTGCGTGAAGCCGATGATAAAATGTATCGGGAAAAATTGTACCATCAGGCCGGAACGGAAGGTTCTATCATACAAACTGTCAAAAAAATGTTATTGGCGCGAGATTATGATACGGGAGTTCATGGCGATAGGTTGAAAAACATCATAGCATGCTTTGCCATAGCGGCAGGCCTGCCAGAGTCAAAGCTGGCTGATATTCAATTATTCGCTGAATTCCATGATGTAGGGAAAATCGGTATTTCGGACCGTATTCTGCATAAGCCAGGGCCTTTGGACCAAGATGAGCGAGAACAAATCCAGCGCCACTGTGAGATTGGTTACCGGATTGCTCAGACATCAACCGAACTGATGCCTATTGCAGATTGGATATTAAAGCATCATGAGTGGTGGAACGGTGAAGGGTATCCTTTAGAAATCAAAGGGGAACAAATTCCCATCGAATGTCGTATTGTAGCCATAGCTGATTCCTATGATGCTATGACAAGTGACCGTCCTTATCGTAAATCCTTAGGCCATGAAGATGCAATAAAGGAGCTTGTGAGGTGTGCAGGAACTCAATTTGATCCTGAGTTAGTTAAGATATTTACCAGAGTCAATAAAGATTTTTACTGTAGAGACAACCCATTACGTAAATGCAATTGA
- a CDS encoding DJ-1/PfpI family protein: MAKKILLLTGDCAEDYEVKVPQQALQMLGYQVDVVVPNKNAGDTIQLVSHDFIGLDTYVELTGHRITVDIAAKDAKEANYVGLVVPGGRAPEYIRMYDEAVKLVQNFFAAGKPVAAICHGSQLLAPAKVLAGKTVTSYPACAAECRLAGAEWKDEHVVVSGNLVTAQAWPDHPGWLRAFVDLLGAKISI; encoded by the coding sequence ATGGCAAAGAAAATTCTTTTGCTTACTGGAGATTGTGCCGAAGATTATGAGGTTAAAGTTCCGCAACAGGCGCTTCAAATGCTTGGATACCAAGTAGATGTTGTTGTGCCGAACAAAAATGCAGGAGATACGATTCAGCTTGTTTCACACGATTTTATTGGACTAGACACCTATGTAGAACTGACGGGGCATCGGATTACCGTAGATATTGCTGCGAAAGATGCCAAAGAAGCTAATTATGTTGGCCTAGTTGTTCCTGGCGGACGTGCACCTGAGTATATTCGCATGTATGATGAAGCAGTAAAATTAGTGCAGAATTTCTTTGCTGCCGGGAAACCCGTTGCTGCTATTTGTCATGGTTCGCAGCTTTTGGCTCCAGCGAAAGTTCTGGCAGGAAAAACCGTTACTTCCTACCCAGCTTGCGCTGCTGAGTGTAGACTAGCTGGAGCCGAATGGAAGGATGAGCATGTAGTCGTAAGTGGTAATTTAGTAACAGCGCAAGCCTGGCCCGATCATCCTGGCTGGTTAAGGGCCTTTGTAGATTTGTTGGGAGCTAAAATTAGTATTTAA
- a CDS encoding AEC family transporter yields MVFFHALEGIFSIIIIVMVGYFLTMKRWFNEENSKFIPKLVNYVALPTYMLWNLTSTFDKEKLLSLLYGLAVPFSSMMLCCMIGFAIAKILKIPAQRKGVFCTVFFCSNTVFIGLPVNLALFGDSSTPYVMLYFFINTLFFWTIGNYWIGKDGNISDVKFISLSTLQHIFSPPFLGLLFALTIVLLGIPLPDFIINTTKYLGNMTTPLSLIFIGIVIYGVKMKDIRFDKEVIAILIGRFIVSPLSVLFVASFIPLPLLMKKVFVIQAALPAMTQVTIIAKVHEADTKYAATLTAITTLASAIVIPIYMLSL; encoded by the coding sequence ATGGTTTTCTTTCATGCACTGGAAGGTATATTCAGTATTATTATTATCGTTATGGTAGGATATTTTCTTACAATGAAACGGTGGTTTAACGAAGAGAATTCAAAATTTATTCCCAAGCTGGTAAATTACGTAGCACTACCAACCTATATGTTATGGAATCTAACAAGCACTTTTGACAAAGAAAAACTACTATCCCTGCTCTATGGATTAGCTGTCCCTTTTTCTTCAATGATGCTATGTTGCATGATTGGCTTCGCTATCGCTAAAATATTAAAAATACCTGCGCAACGCAAAGGTGTTTTCTGTACGGTATTTTTTTGTTCCAATACCGTTTTTATTGGACTTCCCGTCAATTTGGCTTTATTTGGCGATAGCAGTACTCCCTATGTAATGTTATACTTTTTTATCAATACCCTCTTTTTTTGGACAATCGGAAATTACTGGATTGGAAAGGATGGCAATATTTCCGATGTGAAATTTATCAGTCTCAGCACGCTGCAACATATTTTTTCCCCGCCCTTTTTAGGGTTATTATTTGCCTTAACAATCGTTTTGTTAGGAATTCCGCTGCCGGATTTTATAATAAATACCACAAAATATCTCGGCAATATGACAACACCTCTTTCACTAATTTTTATCGGCATTGTCATCTATGGGGTCAAAATGAAAGATATTCGTTTTGATAAAGAAGTCATTGCTATTTTAATTGGAAGATTTATTGTATCTCCCTTATCCGTTTTGTTTGTTGCTTCTTTTATTCCGCTCCCCCTATTGATGAAAAAAGTATTTGTCATTCAAGCGGCTCTACCGGCCATGACTCAAGTAACGATTATTGCCAAGGTGCATGAGGCGGACACAAAATATGCCGCCACGCTTACAGCCATCACGACACTTGCCTCAGCCATAGTCATTCCCATTTATATGCTCTCATTATGA